From Pseudobdellovibrio exovorus JSS, a single genomic window includes:
- a CDS encoding PilZ domain-containing protein: MNKPSLVAQRFQTQEPARVEVYGKTEAFLCKMSNLSTSGALLEVLSSENMPEVGDLICVTISLRHINKTHVLNGEVIWRKNQNMGVAFINHKALLQKLTG, encoded by the coding sequence ATGAACAAACCATCTCTAGTCGCCCAGCGCTTTCAAACCCAGGAACCAGCCCGTGTTGAGGTTTATGGTAAAACCGAGGCCTTCCTTTGCAAAATGAGCAACCTGTCGACCAGCGGAGCCCTTTTAGAAGTTCTGAGTTCTGAAAATATGCCTGAGGTGGGAGACCTGATCTGCGTCACCATTAGCTTGCGTCATATCAATAAAACCCATGTCCTTAACGGAGAAGTGATCTGGCGCAAAAACCAGAACATGGGAGTCGCTTTTATTAACCATAAGGCCCTACTACAAAAATTGACGGGCTAG
- a CDS encoding dihydrofolate reductase — MILSHIVAVSENEVIGKDNTLLWHISEDLAYFKKRTTGKILIMGRKTYESFKKPLPQRFHIVISRSFKESDIPNVKFVTSLSEAYAYAEKLTLTEEWPEEVMIIGGGEIYKQSLPDVDFIYITRIPGVYEGDTFYSLKIPSEFMIAYSQFSEATPGLRYEIWSKAQQDS, encoded by the coding sequence TTGATCTTATCCCACATTGTCGCAGTCAGTGAAAATGAGGTGATTGGCAAAGATAATACTTTGCTATGGCATATCTCAGAAGATCTGGCTTACTTTAAGAAAAGAACTACGGGAAAGATTTTAATCATGGGCCGTAAGACCTATGAATCGTTTAAGAAACCTTTGCCTCAGCGATTTCATATTGTTATTTCAAGATCGTTCAAAGAATCTGATATTCCCAATGTTAAATTCGTCACGTCTTTATCAGAAGCTTATGCCTATGCAGAAAAACTGACTCTGACAGAAGAGTGGCCCGAAGAAGTGATGATCATTGGTGGCGGAGAAATCTACAAGCAAAGCCTACCCGACGTCGATTTTATCTATATCACCCGCATCCCTGGAGTCTATGAAGGGGATACGTTTTACTCTTTAAAAATTCCTTCCGAATTTATGATTGCCTATAGCCAATTCAGCGAGGCTACACCGGGTTTACGCTACGAAATTTGGTCTAAGGCGCAGCAGGATAGCTAA
- a CDS encoding M14 family metallopeptidase has product MKNSKLSRVSIWAVALLAVFAISSGQQAQSTDTQYYWMKVAAQDKFQRSVIASTGAAIEIVQDDYVIAYGNDTELAKIQKLGWLLASSNLAHEVRPLDFPEKDSAYHNYDELTAALRELAQNNSDIVTMSSIARTQEGRDIWSIRITSDSATAANKPGSIFMGGHHAREHLSVEMPLMLAQYLVTQYRNGNPRVVSLIQSRDIHIIPAVNPDGLEFDIKDGSYKMWRKNRTRNANGTYGVDLNRNYGYQWGGQGASSSPSSDTYRGTAPFSEIETQAIRNYVEANTNITVLLSVHSFSKLILYPWGFTYSAIETGADKLVHQTMARKMAEWNGYAPQQSSELYVSSGDTTDWSYGVHKIISFTFELDPANNGFGGGGFYPGAGVIQPVFQKNIEPFLYLIDYSDNPYRAINVGIGPIGPSDI; this is encoded by the coding sequence ATGAAAAACTCAAAACTCTCACGAGTGTCTATTTGGGCTGTTGCACTACTTGCAGTGTTCGCCATTTCTTCAGGACAACAAGCGCAGTCAACAGACACGCAATACTATTGGATGAAGGTTGCCGCTCAAGATAAGTTTCAACGTTCAGTTATTGCCAGCACAGGTGCTGCGATCGAAATCGTACAAGATGATTATGTTATCGCTTATGGTAACGACACTGAATTAGCTAAAATCCAAAAATTAGGTTGGTTGTTAGCGTCTTCAAATTTAGCACACGAAGTACGTCCTTTAGACTTTCCAGAAAAAGATTCTGCTTACCATAACTATGATGAGTTAACAGCAGCACTTCGCGAGCTAGCTCAAAACAATTCTGACATCGTGACAATGTCTTCAATCGCGCGTACGCAAGAAGGCCGTGATATCTGGTCAATTCGTATTACGTCAGATAGCGCAACAGCAGCTAACAAACCTGGTTCTATCTTTATGGGTGGACACCATGCTCGCGAACATCTTTCAGTTGAAATGCCTTTGATGTTAGCGCAATACCTTGTCACTCAATACAGAAACGGCAACCCAAGAGTTGTGAGTTTGATTCAATCACGTGATATCCACATCATCCCTGCTGTGAATCCAGATGGATTAGAATTCGATATCAAAGATGGTTCATATAAAATGTGGAGAAAAAATAGAACTCGTAATGCGAATGGCACTTATGGTGTCGACCTTAATCGTAACTACGGTTACCAATGGGGCGGTCAGGGTGCTTCTAGCAGCCCATCAAGCGACACGTATCGCGGAACAGCTCCGTTCTCTGAAATCGAAACACAGGCTATTCGTAACTATGTGGAAGCAAATACAAACATCACTGTTTTACTTTCAGTTCACAGCTTCTCGAAGTTGATCTTGTACCCATGGGGCTTCACTTATTCAGCTATCGAAACAGGTGCAGACAAATTAGTTCACCAAACTATGGCGCGCAAAATGGCTGAATGGAATGGATATGCTCCTCAACAAAGTTCAGAGCTTTACGTTTCAAGTGGTGACACAACAGACTGGTCATACGGCGTTCATAAAATTATCTCGTTCACATTTGAACTTGATCCAGCTAACAACGGCTTTGGCGGCGGCGGCTTCTATCCAGGTGCTGGTGTGATCCAACCGGTATTCCAAAAAAATATCGAGCCATTCCTTTACTTAATTGATTACTCAGATAACCCATACCGTGCTATCAACGTGGGTATCGGTCCTATCGGCCCTTCTGATATCTAA
- a CDS encoding thymidylate synthase — protein MKQYHELLQYVLANGTQKADRTGTGTVSVFGYQMRFNLEEGFPLLTTKKLHTRSIFHELLWFLKGETNIQYLKENKVSIWDEWADEQGNLGPVYGKQWRSWETADGKTVDQISNVIQQIKSNPDSRRHLVIAFNPGEIDKMALPPCHAFFQFYVANGKLSCQLYQRSADIFLGVPFNIASYALLTHMVAQACDLKVGEFVHTMGDAHIYLNHMDQVKLLLSRDLRPLPQLKLNPAIKDIFAFNYEDIEIVGYDPHPAIKAEVAV, from the coding sequence ATGAAACAGTATCACGAATTACTTCAATATGTTTTAGCTAATGGCACACAGAAAGCCGACCGCACAGGAACCGGCACTGTGAGCGTGTTTGGCTATCAAATGCGTTTCAACTTAGAAGAGGGGTTTCCTCTTCTAACAACTAAAAAGCTTCACACCCGTTCTATTTTTCATGAGCTATTATGGTTCCTTAAAGGTGAAACCAACATTCAGTATTTAAAGGAAAATAAAGTTTCCATCTGGGATGAGTGGGCGGATGAGCAAGGAAATTTAGGCCCTGTCTACGGAAAGCAATGGAGATCATGGGAAACTGCCGACGGAAAAACAGTAGACCAAATTTCCAATGTCATTCAACAAATCAAATCGAACCCTGATTCTCGTCGTCACCTTGTGATCGCATTTAATCCGGGTGAAATTGATAAAATGGCTTTACCGCCCTGCCATGCTTTCTTTCAGTTTTATGTGGCGAATGGAAAGCTCTCGTGCCAGCTTTATCAAAGAAGTGCTGACATCTTTTTAGGAGTTCCTTTTAATATCGCCAGCTATGCTTTACTGACTCACATGGTGGCTCAGGCGTGTGATCTAAAAGTCGGTGAATTTGTGCATACGATGGGTGATGCTCACATTTACTTAAATCATATGGATCAAGTGAAGCTTTTATTGTCGCGTGATTTGCGTCCATTGCCTCAGTTGAAACTGAACCCCGCGATCAAAGATATCTTCGCCTTCAATTACGAAGATATTGAGATCGTAGGCTACGATCCACACCCTGCCATCAAAGCTGAGGTTGCCGTTTGA
- a CDS encoding ABC transporter permease, whose product MELMQKLKKYLTIYKAFFKASFVADLEYRLNFVILVIGEFIWYSSQLISFEVLYRHTEIIGDWNVHQMRVFIFLVLFVDSIYMILWDPNFSTFTDNVRKGTLDLLLMKPVNAMFMLSSQRISVSHIPCLFVTFGGLIWALAQLPDFNWLKLLWLILLIPSGLSVIFCGRFALNSTSIIFTRADFLQYIWYSLFRLGLRPDAIYSGFLRIILIFVVPFAMVASIPARVLLEPVQPWMLVWGFILPFILFYLLKKYWVYCLKYYSSASS is encoded by the coding sequence ATGGAACTGATGCAAAAGCTCAAAAAATACTTAACGATTTACAAAGCTTTCTTCAAAGCCAGCTTTGTTGCCGATTTAGAATATCGCCTCAACTTTGTCATCCTCGTTATCGGTGAATTCATTTGGTATTCATCGCAATTAATTTCATTTGAAGTTCTGTACCGCCACACCGAGATTATCGGCGACTGGAATGTACATCAAATGCGTGTTTTTATTTTCTTAGTGTTATTTGTGGATTCGATTTACATGATTCTTTGGGACCCAAACTTTTCAACCTTTACCGACAATGTTCGCAAAGGCACTTTGGATTTGCTTTTGATGAAACCCGTCAACGCTATGTTCATGCTCAGTTCCCAGCGGATTTCCGTTTCCCATATTCCATGCCTCTTTGTTACTTTTGGTGGTCTGATCTGGGCGCTAGCTCAGTTACCTGATTTCAACTGGCTGAAACTTCTGTGGCTAATCCTGCTGATTCCCTCCGGGCTGTCCGTTATTTTTTGCGGACGTTTTGCTTTAAATAGCACCTCTATTATTTTTACTCGTGCTGATTTCTTGCAGTACATTTGGTACTCTTTGTTCCGATTGGGACTTAGACCGGATGCCATCTACTCTGGCTTCTTGCGTATCATTTTAATTTTCGTCGTGCCATTTGCCATGGTGGCCTCAATCCCCGCACGCGTGCTTTTAGAGCCTGTCCAACCGTGGATGCTGGTTTGGGGATTTATTCTGCCATTTATCTTATTTTATCTTTTAAAAAAGTATTGGGTATACTGCCTAAAATACTACTCAAGCGCGAGCTCTTAA
- a CDS encoding penicillin-binding transpeptidase domain-containing protein, with translation MKAKIITVFIFICFLWSLLIFRAAYLQFLPHDKLNSLQNRQFQTVVTLPARRGTVYDTNGKELAMSSPAYSLYADPHIIKNKKDVSQKLSKLLGQNPREIMTKIKDSKKRFVWLDRVISAEAAEEIRELKIKGLGLVEDWKRVYPNDSLLGSTLGFLGKEGQALEGLELHYDKELRGEKKKVNTRRDARGRPLVQDGLLFTEHPQGKEVKLTIDSDLQYFVEAEMAQTIRKHEAAGGWVVVLDAKTSAIRALASLPSYDPNNPRSASSFTRRNRAITDTFEPGSTLKTLVIADAIEKQFVKPNTKIFCENGHFKIGKRVIREADSSHARGTITVNEILAYSSNVGTAKIALKMGDDKLMSGLKSFGFAERMGVDLPGEAKGITVKLPWNDHLIANVSFGQGITVTPLQMANAYAVIANGGVLNRPYIVESMTDAETGEVVKTSPQEIRRVLSPETAAQMRLMLAGVTSANGTGTAARVPGYIVGGKTGTAQKVKPTGRGYMQGGYIGSFTGFIPANDPKYVIFVGIDHPKKNGYYGSMNAAPLFSKIASYAVRKSGVNPEILSEATITKATLSHNSKNKEQEDKQLSLGGERVDEILNNSVTKVAPYMRALTVREVLGIASSENIKVKFVGSGRVDSTQPEQGQLLDDSRQMTIILK, from the coding sequence TTGAAAGCTAAAATTATAACAGTTTTTATTTTCATCTGCTTCTTGTGGAGTTTGTTGATATTCCGTGCGGCTTACTTACAATTCCTACCGCACGATAAATTAAACTCATTACAGAATCGTCAGTTTCAAACTGTGGTCACTTTGCCGGCTCGTAGAGGAACTGTTTACGATACGAATGGTAAAGAGTTGGCCATGTCGTCTCCGGCCTATTCGCTCTATGCTGATCCGCATATCATCAAAAACAAAAAAGATGTTTCTCAGAAGTTGTCCAAGTTACTAGGTCAGAATCCACGCGAGATTATGACAAAGATCAAAGACAGTAAAAAACGTTTTGTTTGGTTAGATCGCGTGATCAGTGCTGAAGCTGCCGAAGAAATTCGCGAGCTGAAAATCAAAGGTTTAGGATTAGTTGAAGATTGGAAGCGTGTTTATCCCAATGACAGCTTATTAGGTTCGACATTGGGCTTCTTAGGTAAAGAAGGACAAGCCCTTGAGGGCTTAGAACTTCATTATGATAAAGAACTTCGTGGTGAAAAGAAAAAAGTAAACACTCGACGTGATGCTCGTGGACGTCCACTTGTACAAGATGGATTACTTTTTACAGAGCATCCACAGGGTAAAGAGGTTAAGCTGACAATTGATTCGGATTTGCAGTATTTCGTTGAAGCCGAGATGGCTCAAACGATTCGTAAACATGAAGCCGCTGGTGGATGGGTTGTTGTCTTGGATGCTAAAACATCGGCTATTCGCGCTTTAGCTAGCTTGCCGTCCTATGATCCAAATAATCCAAGAAGTGCCTCTTCGTTTACACGCCGTAATCGTGCGATCACAGATACCTTTGAACCAGGTAGTACATTAAAAACTCTAGTGATTGCGGATGCTATCGAAAAGCAATTTGTAAAACCGAATACGAAAATTTTCTGTGAAAATGGTCACTTCAAAATCGGTAAGCGTGTGATCCGTGAAGCGGACAGCAGTCACGCCCGTGGAACTATAACAGTGAATGAAATTCTGGCGTACTCATCGAATGTGGGAACAGCTAAAATTGCACTGAAAATGGGTGATGATAAATTGATGTCTGGTTTAAAGTCCTTCGGTTTTGCTGAGCGTATGGGAGTTGATTTACCTGGCGAAGCAAAAGGAATCACAGTGAAATTGCCATGGAATGATCACTTGATTGCCAATGTCTCTTTTGGTCAAGGGATCACGGTGACACCATTACAGATGGCCAATGCCTACGCGGTTATTGCGAATGGTGGAGTTTTAAATCGCCCGTATATCGTAGAAAGCATGACAGATGCGGAAACAGGCGAAGTGGTTAAAACATCTCCGCAAGAAATTCGTCGTGTGCTTTCACCTGAAACAGCCGCGCAAATGCGATTGATGTTAGCGGGTGTAACCTCTGCAAATGGAACAGGAACCGCGGCACGTGTTCCGGGCTATATTGTCGGCGGCAAAACAGGAACTGCGCAAAAAGTAAAACCGACTGGGCGTGGTTACATGCAAGGCGGATATATCGGTAGCTTCACAGGCTTTATCCCTGCGAATGATCCGAAGTATGTGATCTTTGTTGGTATCGATCATCCGAAGAAAAATGGTTATTATGGTTCTATGAATGCAGCTCCGCTGTTTTCAAAAATCGCATCGTATGCAGTACGTAAAAGTGGTGTGAATCCTGAAATTTTAAGTGAAGCGACAATTACAAAAGCTACATTAAGCCATAACTCTAAGAATAAAGAGCAAGAAGACAAACAGCTCAGCTTGGGTGGAGAACGTGTGGACGAGATTTTAAATAATTCAGTAACAAAAGTAGCTCCTTATATGCGAGCCCTGACGGTGCGTGAAGTTTTAGGTATTGCCTCTTCAGAGAATATCAAAGTGAAGTTTGTCGGTTCGGGCCGTGTCGACAGTACGCAGCCAGAGCAAGGTCAGCTTTTAGATGATTCTCGTCAAATGACGATTATCTTGAAATAG
- a CDS encoding ABC transporter permease yields the protein MPFTAFWKRNLALAKLGIVTNLEYRFNFIIDAFIQPILSVGIEVLLWLAIFKTADASGLIGGFGKEAYLAYAVWAPFLGRIAISWMYEAMMVEEVVSGSINTILTRPLSFYEYYLSQTLGYKFITLVFSISFPLATSLIFDLPVHYERLPLALLIVLYYLLLVHTMSFLVSTLGFYLTRVRSFTLLKNLALMLLGGELIPLDLMPKPLAEILLSLPFSAGVYVPLAFITGRGGYELLAQGFFNITWGIALMGLMAYVLWKRGVREYTGTGA from the coding sequence CACTAACCTCGAGTACAGATTTAACTTTATTATCGATGCCTTTATTCAGCCCATACTCAGTGTTGGGATTGAGGTGCTGCTATGGCTCGCGATCTTCAAAACAGCTGATGCTTCAGGTCTTATTGGTGGCTTTGGCAAAGAGGCTTATCTGGCCTATGCGGTATGGGCTCCTTTCTTAGGTCGTATCGCGATCAGTTGGATGTACGAAGCCATGATGGTGGAAGAGGTCGTTTCGGGCTCGATCAACACAATCCTGACTCGTCCCCTCAGCTTTTATGAGTACTACCTCAGCCAAACACTGGGCTACAAATTTATCACTTTGGTTTTCTCTATCAGTTTTCCACTGGCGACCAGTTTGATTTTTGATCTTCCCGTCCACTATGAGCGTCTGCCTTTAGCGCTTCTGATCGTCCTGTACTATCTTTTACTTGTGCACACGATGAGTTTTTTAGTTTCAACTTTAGGTTTTTATTTAACTCGCGTGCGTTCCTTTACTCTTTTGAAAAATTTGGCGTTGATGCTACTGGGTGGAGAGCTGATTCCTTTGGATTTAATGCCCAAGCCTCTAGCTGAAATTCTTTTGAGCTTGCCCTTTTCGGCCGGAGTTTATGTTCCACTGGCGTTCATCACAGGACGCGGAGGCTATGAGTTATTAGCCCAAGGCTTTTTTAATATCACATGGGGCATAGCTCTGATGGGCTTAATGGCCTACGTTCTTTGGAAGCGCGGCGTGCGCGAGTACACAGGAACAGGAGCTTAA
- the hpt gene encoding hypoxanthine phosphoribosyltransferase: protein MNAKNLELKTYISEEKLAAKVAEIGKALTEKFKGKKVTAVCVLKGSFMFYSDLIRQIDTDITCEFFGVSSYHGGTTSSGEVKVTLDLSTPIEGQHVVLVEDIVDTGITMNYLKNAIESRKPASLTTVALLEKPDALKVPCKLDHVGFQITNEFVVGYGLDYDGYFRNLPYIAQVQNFQ from the coding sequence ATGAACGCGAAAAATCTAGAATTAAAAACTTATATCTCGGAAGAAAAATTAGCTGCAAAAGTAGCTGAAATCGGTAAAGCCCTAACTGAAAAGTTCAAAGGCAAAAAAGTAACGGCGGTTTGTGTTCTTAAAGGTTCTTTCATGTTTTACTCTGATTTAATTCGTCAAATTGACACTGACATCACATGTGAGTTTTTCGGTGTTTCTAGCTACCACGGCGGAACAACTTCTTCTGGAGAAGTAAAAGTGACTCTAGATCTTTCGACTCCGATTGAAGGACAGCATGTTGTTTTAGTTGAAGATATCGTAGATACAGGTATCACGATGAACTACTTAAAAAATGCCATCGAATCACGTAAACCAGCATCACTAACAACTGTCGCTTTACTTGAAAAACCAGATGCTCTTAAGGTTCCATGCAAATTGGATCACGTTGGATTTCAAATCACGAATGAATTTGTTGTGGGCTACGGCTTAGACTATGATGGATACTTCCGTAACTTACCTTACATCGCTCAGGTTCAAAACTTTCAATAA
- the rsmH gene encoding 16S rRNA (cytosine(1402)-N(4))-methyltransferase RsmH, giving the protein MSQLHKPVLLNEVVDSYSIFEERTDLIYFDGTFGRGGHFRAIQQKFSPELSYITDQDLAAIAQANTEWKNEIESGKVRVFHQNFYEFTQHSDASIQFDMVLLDLGVSSPQLDEADRGFSFNKDGPLDMRMNQQDTLNAAEIVNTYEPEDLIQIFHKYGEIQNPARVVRAIVNDRVEKPFTTTLQLAGLIERVDGWKKKGFHPATQYFMALRLVVNRELEVIENVLPLLMQKMRDKGRISVITFHSLEDRIVKNIFKDSEEGFLVNKKVIVPTEEECRMNVRARSAKLRIFQKGKPPEKPDKFALRRAQLNKPN; this is encoded by the coding sequence TTGAGTCAATTGCATAAGCCTGTTTTATTAAATGAAGTTGTCGACTCATATTCGATATTCGAAGAGCGTACGGATCTTATTTATTTTGATGGGACCTTCGGGCGCGGTGGCCATTTTCGAGCGATTCAGCAAAAATTTTCACCTGAGCTTTCGTACATTACAGATCAAGATTTAGCCGCGATTGCACAGGCTAATACGGAATGGAAAAACGAAATTGAATCTGGAAAAGTTCGTGTATTTCATCAAAATTTCTATGAGTTCACTCAGCACAGCGATGCGAGCATTCAATTTGATATGGTGCTGTTGGATTTAGGTGTGAGTTCGCCTCAATTAGATGAAGCCGATCGCGGATTTAGTTTTAACAAAGATGGTCCATTGGATATGCGTATGAATCAGCAGGACACATTGAATGCTGCTGAAATTGTGAATACTTATGAACCTGAAGATCTGATTCAGATTTTTCACAAATACGGAGAAATCCAAAACCCCGCGCGAGTAGTACGTGCCATTGTGAATGATCGTGTGGAAAAACCATTTACGACAACTTTGCAGTTGGCGGGTTTAATCGAACGAGTAGATGGCTGGAAAAAGAAAGGTTTTCATCCGGCGACTCAATATTTTATGGCTCTACGTCTAGTTGTAAATCGTGAACTTGAGGTGATCGAGAATGTTTTGCCTTTATTGATGCAAAAAATGCGCGACAAAGGTCGTATATCCGTGATCACATTTCACTCGCTTGAAGATCGCATCGTAAAAAACATTTTCAAAGATTCAGAAGAGGGTTTTCTAGTAAATAAAAAAGTTATTGTTCCTACGGAAGAAGAATGTAGAATGAACGTAAGAGCGCGCAGTGCGAAATTGCGAATTTTTCAGAAGGGAAAACCTCCAGAAAAACCAGACAAGTTTGCATTACGACGGGCGCAACTGAATAAGCCCAACTGA
- a CDS encoding lytic transglycosylase domain-containing protein, with amino-acid sequence MKYFLLVFLLSFQTHALVSSWSSTLPQNSRFKVSKEMQKRVDFWVKIYSHYTTSQGVFHLVDDPSKILGEIDLTSIHQNKVLNDTQKRKLIDAEIKKKRQLYITRHKIKNPRQVRLQMGLKDRMRKAFYLSGKYLPQMEEIFEKENLPIELTRLVFVESSFNVYAQSKVGASGLWQIMPFVARPKGYITNHYDKRNHPVYATKLAAQILKQNHRSLKSWPLAVTAYNHGLTGVKRMMQRSEAVSIEGLIRSQNPTRTWGFASKNFYACFLAVLEVERRATDLFGDNLLKAHALSFREYKLPEATNKDVVLKWFGGSMTRFRQMNPHLNWAVIRNRQSVPAGVPLMIPEQNFYLVAN; translated from the coding sequence GTGAAGTATTTCTTACTTGTATTTCTTCTTAGTTTTCAAACTCACGCTCTGGTCAGCAGTTGGTCATCAACTTTGCCCCAGAACTCTCGATTTAAAGTTAGCAAAGAAATGCAAAAGCGAGTGGACTTCTGGGTTAAGATCTACTCGCACTATACAACCTCTCAAGGTGTATTTCATCTTGTCGACGATCCTTCAAAAATTTTGGGTGAAATTGATTTAACCTCTATTCATCAGAATAAAGTATTGAATGATACTCAGAAAAGAAAACTGATAGATGCTGAAATTAAAAAGAAAAGACAGCTCTATATCACTCGTCACAAAATCAAAAATCCTCGTCAAGTTCGCTTACAGATGGGATTAAAAGATCGTATGCGTAAAGCTTTCTATCTATCTGGTAAGTATTTACCGCAGATGGAAGAAATTTTTGAAAAAGAAAATCTTCCCATCGAGCTGACTCGCTTAGTTTTCGTTGAAAGCTCATTTAATGTGTATGCGCAATCTAAGGTCGGAGCCAGCGGTTTATGGCAGATCATGCCATTTGTGGCGCGCCCTAAGGGTTACATCACGAATCACTATGACAAACGAAATCATCCTGTCTATGCGACGAAGCTAGCGGCACAGATCCTCAAGCAAAATCATCGTAGTTTGAAATCGTGGCCCTTAGCAGTTACGGCCTACAATCATGGTTTAACGGGTGTTAAACGCATGATGCAAAGAAGTGAAGCGGTTTCGATTGAAGGATTGATTCGCAGTCAGAATCCAACGCGTACGTGGGGATTTGCTTCCAAGAATTTCTATGCGTGCTTCTTGGCTGTTTTAGAAGTGGAAAGACGTGCGACAGATCTATTCGGAGACAATTTATTAAAGGCCCATGCCTTGAGTTTCCGTGAATACAAATTACCAGAGGCAACCAATAAAGATGTGGTCTTAAAATGGTTTGGTGGCAGTATGACCAGATTCCGCCAAATGAATCCTCACTTAAATTGGGCTGTTATCCGTAACAGACAAAGTGTTCCAGCGGGTGTTCCACTGATGATACCTGAACAGAATTTCTATTTAGTTGCGAACTAA